The genomic stretch ATGGATAATTCAAATTTTGCCCTTCCCACGTGACTATTCCGTTTTTCACATAAATATTCCAGCTGCAAGACCCTGTACAGTTGACGCCGTGGGTGGAGCGAACGACTTTGTCGTACTGCCATCTGTTTCTGTATACATTCTCCCAATCGCGATCCTCGCGGGTAGTTTGGCTATGTTTATTTGAATGGTGTTCGATAGGAGAGAAATAATTCAATCTCCTAAACAACGGACTCCTTTTCTTTTTCTTCATGAGAGTTCACTCCTTCCGAGTCAGGTGATGCTAAGTTCACTATAAACAGAGACAGCGTGTTTCCTTGTGAACTATGTCACACACTCTGCTTTTTTCACAAAATGTTCACACAAAGGAGAAGGAAGGCTGCGTTCAGGCAGGACGCTTGGGTCATTAGCTGCCTTTCATTCAAAGATCAAAAAAAACCGGCTCTATTTAAGAACCGGGCTCAGCGTTTTCATCCTGTGATGTATGCAGATACCGCAAAAATAATTGATAGGAACAAAAAACATTTTGCTGAAGCATAGCCAAAAAGTTCATTTGCAGCTGCGGATGATAAGACATCATTTTCTTAAATATGTAATATGGGATGTTGAGAATCAGAATGTCTGAAGTGGCATTGACTGAGATAAAGGGCGATAAATAAAGCCCGCCTTTTTCATCAATCGGAAACACATCGCCTTTTTCCCACAGCGCAACGGTTTTCGACCCTTCAGGGAGCCTTGTGTCCATAAAACGGACACTGCCTTTTAATACAATATAAACAGATTGAGAATGAAGAAAAGATGGAGACTGATCACATGAACCGCGGATAAACGTGCCGTTTTTCAGCAAGGTTTCGACAATGGATAGAGGCACTTCATTAAACATAGGAAGTTGTTTCAGAAATAATAAATAGTCACACTGATTCATAGGAAAACCTCCTGTGCTAAGGATAGCTTTAGTGTAGCTCGACTGAGCCTGTACAGCAGTGATGTATTTCACAGCCTGTATGATGAATGTCACTTATCAGGAGGGTGAATGCATTTATAATGAAAGAAAAAAGGAGGATTTCGATGAAGGCGCTGATTCCGAAGCAGCACGGGGCGTGGGCGATGCTGCTGATCCCATTTTTACTCGGCATGGTCAAGGGAGGCCCCGTTATTTGGCATATTCCGCTCTTCCTTGGTTGGCTTTTCCTATACTTAGCGGTTTATCCCGTTACGCTTGCCTTAAAAAAGAAACAAAGCAAACCATATCAAAAGTGGATGTGTTATTACGGTTTTCCCACCTGCTGCTTTTTGATGATCTCGGTCTTTCATAAGCCGCCTCTCATCTGGGTGGGCGTTTCTTTACTGCCGCTGTTTCTCATACATATGTAT from Bacillus subtilis subsp. subtilis str. 168 encodes the following:
- the arfM gene encoding transcriptional regulator (Evidence 1a: Function from experimental evidences in the studied strain; PubMedId: 10809684, 11698370, 16428414, 22178965; Product type r: regulator) gives rise to the protein MNQCDYLLFLKQLPMFNEVPLSIVETLLKNGTFIRGSCDQSPSFLHSQSVYIVLKGSVRFMDTRLPEGSKTVALWEKGDVFPIDEKGGLYLSPFISVNATSDILILNIPYYIFKKMMSYHPQLQMNFLAMLQQNVFCSYQLFLRYLHTSQDENAEPGS